One window from the genome of Pyrus communis chromosome 16, drPyrComm1.1, whole genome shotgun sequence encodes:
- the LOC137720592 gene encoding protein SCO1 homolog 2, mitochondrial, with protein MPFPRFFFFSSKQRSQEALNLIRRSGFSKKIQSRNYAKSSNHANGKTDVRRPMNVETPPASRSWGNFVIPVAGILGFAGIATFIRYNDERRVTLKGQGNNQCMNNVRGPIIGGPFTLVDTENHTVTERNLLGNWVLLYFGYTSSPDVGPEQIQMMAKTINILESRYNLKGLPVFVTLDPERDNPSHLRAYLKEFDSRIVGLTGPVSAIRQIAQEYRAYFKKVEEDGDDYLVESSHNMYLMNPNMEVVRCFGVEYNAEELSEAIVKELKRTST; from the exons ATGCCCTTTCCTCGGTTCTTTTTCTTCTCGTCCAAACAACGCTCACAGGAGGCTCTCAATCTAATTCGGAG GTCTGGCTTCTCTAAGAAAATTCAGTCACGTAATTATGCCAAGTCATCGAACCATGCTAATGGGAAGACAGATGTTAGACGTCCTATGAATGTAGAAACACCACCGGCTTCTCGCTCATGGGGCAACTTTGTTATT CCGGTTGCTGGTATACTAGGATTTGCTGGTATCGCAACTTTCATTCGCTATAACGATGAGAGGAGAGTAACTTTGAAAG GCCAGGGTAACAACCAGTGCATGAACAATGTCAGGGGCCCGATAATCGGTGGTCCATTCACTTTAGTAGACACAGAGAATCACACGGTCACTGAACGGAATCTATTAGGAAACTGGGTTCTTCTCTACTTTGGATATACTTCTTCTCCTGATGTTGGACCGGAGCAAATCCAGATGATGGCCAAGACGATAAACATATTAG AGTCGAGATATAATTTGAAGGGTCTACCGGTATTTGTTACACTTGATCCAGAACGTGACAACCCTTCTCATCTTCGTGCCTACCTCAAAG AGTTTGATTCAAGGATTGTGGGGTTAACTGGACCTGTATCAGCTATAAGGCAGATAGCTCAGGAATACCGTGCTTATTTTAAGAAGGTTGAAGAAGACGGAGATGACTATCTCGTTGAGTCTTCCCACAACAT GTATTTGATGAACCCAAACATGGAAGTCGTGAGATGCTTTGGTGTAGAGTACAATGCTGAAGAACTGTCAGAAGCAATAGTAAAGGAACTGAAAAGAACCTCAACTTAA
- the LOC137719540 gene encoding inactive TPR repeat-containing thioredoxin TTL3-like — protein sequence MGDSPEKKSGCGILSAVFGRNSFWPRRTASTASLPVSNNNNATLVKTPSTPNSKRRRGGSDEASFLDSSSNVPSDHSSKPITKPSQYSNRAPPIQQQQQQQQQQQQQQQQQQQQQHHHQHHQQKMVPSQGYVNQGRRVPKEAVGISGELESMITDHQKSKGSSSLVRASSSNVMLFGNLGNLRQPGGGGGGGGGNASPYNVLDYLPKTAREEAPMPTHVNVGKTSTAREEKRRSEPEPPASLCRALSTRMDPETLKIMGNEDYKNGRFAEALALYDAAISIDPNKASYRSNKSAALTALGEILEAVFECREAIRIEPHYHRAHHRLATLYLRLGEAEKALYHYKHAGPEADQEDIAKVKTLQACLNKCTEARRLRDWNTLIKESQSVILAGADSAPQIYALQAEALLKLNRHKEADEALSRGPNFDVDACTKFFGPIGNANLLATRAQVDMVAGRLDDALEAAQRASQLDSNNREANMVMRKARAVVVARSKGNELFKTARFSEACAAYGEGLEHDPYNSVLLCNRAACRSKLGQLDKAIEDCTAALNVRPSYSKARLRRADCNAKLKKWEASIQDYEILIKEAPEDEEVNCALSEARVQLRKQRG from the exons atgggagactcgccggagaagaaatcAGGTTGCGGCATCTTGAGTGCTGTTTTTGGGCGGAATAGTTTCTGGCCGAGAAGAACAGCTTCTACGGCTTCTCTTCCGGTATCCAACAACAACAATGCCACGTTAGTTAAAACACCAAGCACTCCCAATTCCAAACGGCGTCGTGGTGGCTCCGATGAGGCTTCCTTCCTTGATTCATCAAGCAATGTACCATCAGATCATTCATCGAAACCAATCACAAAGCCTTCCCAGTATAGTAATAGGGCACCCCCTatacaacagcagcagcagcagcaacaacaacaacaacagcaacagcaacaacaacaacaacaacaacaccaccaccaacaccacCAACAAAAAATGGTGCCAAGCCAAGGTTATGTGAACCAAGGCCGAAGGGTTCCAAAGGAGGCGGTTGGCATATCTGGGGAGCTTGAGAGCATGATTACTGatcatcaaaaatcaaaagggaGTAGTAGCCTTGTTAGGGCTTCATCCAGCAATGTTATGCTTTTCGGAAATTTGGGTAACTTGAGACAAcctggtggcggtggtggtggaggcGGCGGAAATGCAAGCCCGTATAATGTTCTTGATTATCTTCCAAAGACTGCTAGAGAGGAAGCTCCAATGCCGACTCATGTAAACGTGGGGAAGACAAGTACTGCTAGGGAAGAGAAGAGACGAAGTGAGCCGGAACCACCTGCTTCCTTATGTCGCGCATTGTCTACTAGAATGGACCCCGAAACATTGAAGATCATGGGCAATGAAGATTACAAGAACGGAAGATTTGCAGAAGCATTGGCTTTGTATGATGCTGCAATTTCTATTGACCCCAATAAGGCTTCTTATAGGAGCAACAAGAGTGCCGCATTAACCGCTCTAGGTGAAATTCTTGAGGCAGTTTTTGAGTGCAGAGAAGCCATACGGATTGAACCCCACTATCATAGGGCTCATCATCGTCTGGCAACATTATATCTTAG ATTAGGGGAAGCAGAAAAAGCTTTGTATCACTACAAGCATGCTGGACCAGAGGCTGATCAAGAGGACATTGCTAAAGTAAAAACTCTTCAGGCCTGCCTGAACAAGTGCACAGAGGCTCGTAGGTTAAGAGATTGGAACACCCTCATAAAGGAATCCCAAAGCGTTATATTAGCCGGTGCAGATTCAGCGCCCCAG ATATATGCTTTGCAAGCGGAGGCCTTGTTGAAGCTCAATAGGCACAAGGAAGCAGATGAAGCATTATCCAGGGGTCCAAATTTTGATGTTGATGCCTGCACCAAATTCTTCGGCCCAATTGGTAACGCGAATTTGTTAGCAACACGAGCTCAGGTGGACATGGTTGCTGGCAG ATTGGATGATGCATTAGAGGCAGCTCAACGAGCATCACAGCTTGACTCAAACAACAGGGAAGCAAACATGGTCATGAGAAAGGCTCGAGCTGTTGTGGTAGCTCGATCAAAAGGCAACGAGCTTTTCAAGACAGCAAGGTTCTCAGAGGCATGTGCTGCATACGGGGAGGGACTTGAGCACGATCCTTATAACTCGGTGTTATTATGCAACCGTGCTGCTTGTCGTTCAAAACTTGGCCAATTAGATAAAGCAATTGAGGACTGTACAGCTGCCCTTAATGTCCGCCCATCTTACAGCAAGGCTAGATTAAGAAGAGCAGATTGCAATGCTAAG TTGAAAAAATGGGAAGCTTCAATACAAGACTATGAGATTTTGATAAAGGAAGCACCAGAGGATGAGGAGGTAAACTGTGCTTTGTCTGAGGCGCGGGTGCAGCTCAGAAAACAGCGAGGCTAA